agtttagatttttttatcacATCTTTGTGGATATTTCATTAATATTCAATGTCAAAAGTTAATATTAATTCTGCATATTCTTAAGAATTTGACCGGTATATTCCCGGGACCTGCATTGCACATCACTACACGCATTGAGTGAATGAACAATCAACAAGAAGGGCGATTCGAACTTATATTGTGATATTTAATGATGTTagtcgcgcgtgcatttcgctcgtacttgcccGTTCATGTCTTCGCGCGAGCGAGACGTACGAACAActtttagatatcatttttgtcttacaatgtaagtttgaattgtcCTCGAGGttgatttattatattatgcaaTAGATATTGAGATATTTAGAACGAAGCATCAACTGTCCTATGTAGTTTATCCGTCTGGTTGTGGTGCTGCTGCATTTATTGTACGTTTGCGTTTGCATTGTTTCGACTGAAATATCTACAAACTTTCATAAATATTGAATGTAAAATATTTCCCTGGATTTATTCAAGCTTCAACCAGtcctgtttgtgtttttttccgatttttttctttttaaaaatgcaaACTTTGAGAGTGCGTGTTTTTAATAGTTCGGGAGTggggaataaaatatttttaaggtgtgtattcttgtattttttttttaataaaaagaagccggattttttttttgtagcttTTATATAAACGAGTAACTGATTACGTTATTAGAAATCGACTTACAGCGAAAAAATACTGTGTGAAATATTTCAGGTATATTTGCTCGCGCTGGTAGCCTAATGGTTAGAGCGAGAGATattcaatccagaggtcgcgggttcaaaccatttgatatttaccagtcgctgttcggtaaaggaaaacatcgtgatgaAACCTGATTGATTCCAATAAGGACTAGTTCGCCCTCTGGGTTGAACGGACAGGATCTGTTCTTGATGGCAGTCGcgttcgtaaaaactagtacgctaattcttgggattagtagCCAAACAAatctcaggctcccatgagccgtggcaaaatgcttaCTCATAATCATCATGAATATAATACTCTTTTAAGTACTTATGATAGTATTACTCGTATAATATAACTACATATACCTGCCCTATACCTAAGAAGAGTCAATACACTTGTATGTACCTACAGCTTAGTGAACAATAGGTAATGTCAACAACGTCAATTGTGTTTATTATGATGCAGTATAGATACTcgtatattttaatgacacAATTCGTATGCATAAAGTTACACTAGATATGTTTTGTAAtacacaaatatgaaacaaagaggtggcTACTGGCCTATCACatctactttttaaaactataattccaTAGATAATGTTTGGCGAGTGAACAGTTACTTTTTTAActtactaatttaaaaatattattttaaatttgaacgTCGGCGTGGATTAGAGACGACTTACGAATTGTAATATATTACAACTTTGAGAGAGATCGAGGTTAGtcctagtaaaagttgctcagtatgacctatatattcatcccgtaaattattgccgGTGACTTAATAAATATCCTGTATAGATAAGACATATTCAAGCAAAACTGCTCTCATCGTACGACTGTTTATCGTTGGTATTGTGAATTCAAACGTGGAAATTTTGTAGTTCTAGACGCACCAAGATCAGCATTTTGagttccaaaacgttccgcttggcgctctgtttcaaaatcccatacaaaatgagacttaacgcaaacgcgtacgtcacgtttcgctatcgaataaatgtacagtaGGGGTACAGGACAGCCTAGTGACGTGTGTACTCCAGATAACACCTTAGGGGTTCTCAACCTTTCCCTAACCGCCTAGACACATTTATGCAcacttctttttttaatacgaaaGCTGAGGACCCTCGCGAtatcactttttcatacaaatgtagtcctcattctcctctctggatattattatgaaatttaggagcgtttaaaattttgtatgaaatctgttttttgcttctaattattacaataattaaaaaatcgaaacaagtcaaacgtagaggcgtagctatggttaatttacatcatattatataaaagcattttccataatgtcaatttccagagaagaaaatggggactacgtttgtatggagaaagtGCCGTTCCCTTTCCTCAGGTTACGAATAACATTTCttctttaattaatattaacatcaAGGCTTACTCTTAACCGTTAAGCGGGCTGGATCCTGCCAAAAGTCCTAgcaattataaatgtttttttaggaaCGCCGTTACTTCCACTGATGCCGAAACACAGAATCTTAGACCATGGAAGGAAATCCCTGGACCAACCAGTCTACCCATCATTGGATCTCTCTTTAGTTTTTTGCCTGGAGGTAAGTTTTACCTTTAGTTATACAAACTTCCTCATCATTATAGCTAGGGtcacggaaagagagacctaagccctcctacgtgtacacgttcaacgcagctggccaactttattgtcacgcgtgcaatagagtatttaagagcaagttcggcctggccagccacattagggctcacgctagacaacgtccataatgtgtttatttggggtcgccgtcatcgaaaacgatgaggaggactatttatatcattatcatcattatctcagccgaaagacgtccaTTGCTAGACAACGGCCTCCGCCAAGGATACAAACTACCAACATTGTACAACAGTATACAAATGTAACAACAGTATTCTATGGAATAATTTCGAGAAATCTATTAATTTCGTGATAATTATtttcagaatcagaattgtCGTTTCTCAGAAGAACTATCTTCTATATAATCATCAGACCGAAACCTGATTTTTTGCCTATaccgaaaccgaaggttcggttttgctctagttttaggtggaaagaccgtcagttaaaatattttttttatgccgaaacccgCCGAAATCTTCAGTCGAATACAACTTTTATACTATATTAAATACGCGAGTCGTAAGGCATTAAATACGCCATTTTTCTTTAtcatgcaataaagtttaaataaatacataaataaaaagctGAACAATCAAGTCTTCGTTCTATTGCGAGTTGACAGCTACCGAGCTGTCAATATTATTTTGACCTTCAATTCCAATGATTACTCTACGCCCAGAAGCGACGTTCGAAAGTCACATATCTGTTATTGATAAGCCAGCTCGAAAAGCATCTCGCGTGCATTCATAAGTGGTCACACGTACTGTAAACAGTGTtaaatatactttatatttaagcttttcttgtagtgactgtttttacgtaaataaataaatataaaaaaaaaacaagtatatGCGCTAGGTAATCTAGCACcggaaatttaattaaatctatTATTCATTATTGGAATAAAATCATACATCAAATGCAACCGCTCTGTAATCCGGCATCCTGCTATGTAAACTGCCGGATTGTCGAACACCGAACAAACAATGAGAAATTGAGATCAAATTGTCATTTTGTTAGTTCATACGAACGAACTGACAAATGAACGGCCTCTAAAAGTCAATAacattttatgcaacagttgtataaccGCTCGAGACCTATATAAAGGCCTCCCATTCCACTgtgttttgaattttgatatTGACACATTGGAACTGAATTTATCTTAGCATTTTATGATTTGTGAGCCACTAgacccattgacatatatctaaggacgagccttacgggcaccAGGTAAggatggtgctagttcagtggtgttaCTTACGAATTCTAACGCAAcgagttgcgaccaatcgcgcgcgtgatccGAACTCATCAGCCAGTCGCATTGtgacgttagactgcacgattggctcgaattagtgtgcgtgacaccgctgtccTAGCCCCATTCTTACTCCCTGTAAGACCCGTCCTTAGTTACATGTCAATGACTAGATAGACCCTACAAATGAACGGCCTCCAAAAGTCAATAacattttatgcaacagttgtataaccTCTAGAGACGTATAGAAAGGCCTCCCATTACACTGTGTTTTGAATCTTTATATTGAAACTGGATTTTTCTAATGATTAATGCAGTTTCAATATAAAGATTGAAAACACAGTGGAATGAGAGGCTTTTTTATAGGTCTCGGGGCGGCTAGGAGGGGTCAAAAAAGCGAGGAAATGTGAGTAAATCGTTAAGAAAGACAGACGCCGCGAGCGTTAACGcgaaaatgaaataaagaataaaactgAATcaccaaattatatttttattcttagtaaaactttttttCTTAGGGAAACTGTATGGACACAAAGGGGTGAAATTATCGGAAAGACTTTACCAACTATATGGGCCTATAGTGCGATTCGACGGGGTTTTTGGTGGACAGGCTATGATTCAGTTATTTCATCCAGAAGCGATAGAACATGTAAGTAATATTAgaacattttttatatattattttaatttgttttatttcaaaccACTAGATGGCATCCCCATCAGAGTAGTCGtagcagaggcagaccgagaaagaaggcgggacgacttggatgcatATCAGAGGAATTGGCGGGATCTTTCTCAGCTTTGAGGAGGGCTGGAAAAGGAGAGGGGGGGCCTTTGCACAAAcaggaaaaaaattacaaacacaCATTTTACAAAAACAGGAAAATTAACGTAGAAAGACAACTctacatattaattataaaccGAAATACATACTTAGAAAATTCCACCCACGCTGCCGTGGCCTGGGTGGCTGAGGGGCttaggcacctgccgcgatagcagagaaCGCTGGTCCAATTTCAGTCCTGGACACTGGAGGCCCTCGTCACTTTTtcttcgtatatgacatttatatcAGTTTATACTATCGTGGCATTACTGGTGCGACGATGACGCGCTCTGTCACCATCAATTCCCTTGATAAATTAAGTGACGCATGGAACTTTCTAATCTCAGCAGTAATATTACagcgaacgtcactcatttcaTCAAGTAAATTGAAAGTATCGCCCGCGGCAACGTCGCAGCAgaaatgtcgcaacagtaacgCTGCTGCAGTTGTCATAAGAATGCCCTTAAAACATGCACAACATACACAAGtttgaatgaaaatatctaGGAAACTAAGAGAAATAGTATAAGCCCGAGTATAGATCCTTGGGGCACCTAGGTTTGTACCAAGACTGGAAGTTTTTTATACAAAGTAATAAGATAGAGAGCTCTAAATTTTTTGAAAGTTGTAATAATATTTGAGCAACACTGGGAATTTGTCCGTTACTTAGATTAggagaaaaaaaagttttgggtTGAAAAGTTGTGCACGGTATATCCTTTTTAAAGGCATCGTTTGGTTATAATTTCGAACCAAAATTTTTCAAAGGCTATTATTCCGCTAAACCCTTTAGACATTTTGAGAcaaattgttttgaaatttggaatacatAAAGACAATGGtattatgatatttaggtgcaatgaaaccaaagctTTTCTAAATTATCCCGCTTTCGATGTTACTTATTTGTACGGTGGAGGAAATTGCTACTTTAGCAGTTTACAGGTCACTTTACACTGTACATCTCTTAGCATAACTAAGAAATCCAAATTAACTTGAACCACAAACTGCTAAAGAAtaaatttcctcgactgtacctTATGAAGAATTACTCGTTTTATTACAACAGGTGCTTCGTTCTGAAGAGCCGATGCCACTACGTCCCGGGCTGCAGACTTTAGAGTACTATCGGAAGCGTCACAATAAGATCTACGACCCTACAAGGATAACCGGACTTGCCTCTGAGTAAATACTTACATTTAATACTTAGAAAATAAAGGTTTGGCAATTCATTTTCATCCCGACAGTTTGTAAAGCTTTCTGTATTCTTCAAAAACTtatgaaaaagttgcattttttttccgcaactgatgcaaattttgagttctttTCTCATTTTAGCTGGAAGAATTTACTTTTATCAACGAATAACATTCATTTGgttttgatttgtaatgtttgtatttctgttttacagttagttggtattttccttgcgttggttaTTATATTAGCACGATGGGTTAAACACCAAATTTGCCCCCTTCTAATATACCGCTTCTTATATACTGcgttaaaaaaagaattatttgtttacattacaaGCAAGAAACTCGTAAATACTGTGAAACGAATCGAGGTTCTAGTAGATAAACATGGTACAATAGCCATCATCAAATTATTCACAAATACCTGGACGCCTCTGTTGTCACGGCGCTAAAGTGCGTGTTCAGAAAATGTTGTGCACCttggccgttccgatatatctaatggcgactgtacaatattGGGTGTTTATTGGGTCGGCGGGTGCCGGGTCGGGTTAAAGTTTTGAACTAATCACTTGTTTTAGCCACGGCGAAACTTGGAGAGATTTCCGAACCAAAGTAAACCCAATAATGATGCAGCCAAAGACAATTAAATTGTACACCAATGTGCTGGAGGAAGTGTCTAATGACTTAGTTGCAAGGTATGACAGCAAAATTTCACAAActctaattaataaaatcaggcGTCACTTTACGGAAACCCGTAAtagataaaacaataaataatattgctaTGCAAAACCATGAAATAATAACGAGCAACCAGTTATCAgccagtgctaacccgttagtcatagtcatagtcatagtcatagtcatagtcatttattttataagccaaTTTACAAGTCAACATCAAATtactatacaataaaattaatccttACATCAcggtaaaattacaaaaaataacattaaaattttcaattaatacattaaaaaaaaaagtagtcaagTCACAAATTCATTGAAATTATTGCGTGAATTTTGCATGCAATTAAAGTTACCACCAACCGTgagaaaaaaaacaagtttccCTTACACACAAACCGAATGACAGATAATGGCAGCATCTGTCCCACTATTTTAATTGGCTCTGGGAAATAAACACAAAGAACTAAAACAATGAACAATGTAGGTCTTACaattcaaataaaatgtaatgattTTCTTCAGGTTGAAATCTTTTCGTGATGAAAACAAGAGAATAACGAAGAAATTCAACGTGGAAATGAATCTGTGGTCACTAGAGTCTATAGGAGTAGTTGCTCTCGGGACTCGACTAAACTGCTTTGATCCTAGTGTACCAGATGACTCACCAGCAAAGAAGCTGATACAAAACGTTCACGACATCTTCAATATTGCGGAAAAACTGGATTTTGGTGTCAGTCCTTGGAGATTATTCTCGACCCCAATGTTTAAAAAAGCTATGAAGATTTATGAAGAACACGAAAGGTGAGGGCATCGAGATTTAGTATTGAATTATGGAAAAGCTAAAAACTTTTGATGTTAGTGAATTTAAATCAATAGTTACACAATCTTCAttctttttgtattgttttaggataacgaaatattttattgaccaAGGGATAAAAAGGTTGGAGGAATCGAAAAGGAATGCAGCAGAGAGTTCAAACTCTGAGAAACCAATTCTAGAGAAACTGTTGGAAATTGATTTTCGGATAGCACACATCATGGCTTCGGATATGTTACTGGCAGGAGTAGATACGGTACATTTTACtgtaatttaatattcattAGGTCTTCTTTGCTGTACTCTGATTGACCTTAAGTCTTGAGCTGGGTGATTTTGATCACTGGTTCTGTCAGAAATATGCACTTTAATggtttgttaaaataaaaatatgaatgcgactgcggccggcaaaacgtcccactcaCTTGTTTATGAACGCCTTTTAGGTTATTCGTATAAGcatacaagcaaatcttgtccttAGTTCCTAGCCACTATGATGGCCAACTCACATTTTGGAAACATCAGTATGTACTATCAGAAAGGTTCTaataatgtgaaaaaaaaaacaatcggaAACTTCATGGGGATTGGAATTTTCCTATGCTAGAATAAAAGTATATAAATTTCGCTTTAAAGTATATaaacttttccaactttttgaaTTTTACCGGAACTTGCACATCTTTAGTTAACCTAATCGATCTAACTCTaatcaaatgaaattaaaatgcataatattgtttttacagGCTGCCAACACTGCAATCGCAACATTGTATCTTCTCGCAATCAATCCTGAGAAACAGGACAAGCTCCGAGAAGAAATAATGAGCAAGCAAACCCGGAAGCCTTATCTAAGGGCGGTCATCAAAGAGTCCATGAGGATACTGCCGGTGGCCAATGGAAACGTGAGGCTGGCGACTAAAGAATACAATCTGCTTGGATATAAAATACCGAAAgacgttagttttttttttcattttcttatatgtataagctttaataaaaatagtggggatccgtttaaggtgattcgctttccatacaaaaaacaattgccTTTTATTAAGACATTACACATTATCACTACATAAATaatgtgcgcatctatctactttcgaatattacTTTGAGCTAActtgatagaaaaactttgtttcatacagaaatcatgcataaaaacgttatattttttatcagtgTAACACCAAAAACCACGTGTTTTGATTAGGAAAAACTagtactttttttactttttttttacgacaagtcccatagaaaaaaaaatgtttcgggtaattttttgtttttctatatTTCCCTAATCAGAaaacgataccgaatatgccctcatacagatccccactatttttgttataccTCGTATAGTGCAGAAACGTACACTACTggttttttgccgaaaccgcaGGTTCGGTTCTAGTAGTCTAGTTTAGGCCAAAACCGAACATTCGGTCGAAACATGATTTTCAGGCCGAAGCCTACCGAAGGTGTAATTTCGGTGGGACACTACCGAAATACAATTTCGGCTAGCCGAAAGGTTCGCCAGTTTTTTGGCCGAAGCAGAACCTTCTGTCGatacatgatttttatgccgaaacctgaCGAACCTGAAACCGAACCAAAACTTTCTTCAGACTCTAATCTTCAGAACAttaattacatcttataattaacataaattaac
Above is a genomic segment from Cydia pomonella isolate Wapato2018A chromosome 4, ilCydPomo1, whole genome shotgun sequence containing:
- the LOC133517299 gene encoding cytochrome P450 CYP12A2-like, which encodes MQTLRVRVFNSSGVGNKIFLRNAVTSTDAETQNLRPWKEIPGPTSLPIIGSLFSFLPGGKLYGHKGVKLSERLYQLYGPIVRFDGVFGGQAMIQLFHPEAIEHVLRSEEPMPLRPGLQTLEYYRKRHNKIYDPTRITGLASDHGETWRDFRTKVNPIMMQPKTIKLYTNVLEEVSNDLVARLKSFRDENKRITKKFNVEMNLWSLESIGVVALGTRLNCFDPSVPDDSPAKKLIQNVHDIFNIAEKLDFGVSPWRLFSTPMFKKAMKIYEEHERITKYFIDQGIKRLEESKRNAAESSNSEKPILEKLLEIDFRIAHIMASDMLLAGVDTAANTAIATLYLLAINPEKQDKLREEIMSKQTRKPYLRAVIKESMRILPVANGNVRLATKEYNLLGYKIPKDVLIVFSHQYMSNMATNYPRPDEYIPERWLAEKDDPLYYGNTHPFVMAPFGFGVRSCIGRRIVELELEMMVSKIIENFKIEWTSSEPIRIAPTTLNYITEPFHFVFKDL